A genome region from Methylobacterium sp. FF17 includes the following:
- a CDS encoding arsenic transporter, with protein MLALAIFVVTLVFVIWQPKGFGIGWSALIGAAVALATGVISPGDIPVVWHIVWDATFTFVALIIISLLLDEAGFFHWSALHIARWGGGRGHRLFPLVILLGAAIAAVFANDGAALLLTPIVLAILLRLDFKPAAALAFIVACGFVADSTSLPLVISNLVNIVSANFFDITFSRYAAVMVPVNLVSLAVTLVVLWLFYRRDLPATYPVAELEAPRHAIKDPLVFRAAFPLLGLLLVAYFVTAPFGVPVSVVTCAGALVLLALANRSRIIPIRTVLSGAPWQIVLFSLGMYLVVYGLKNAGLTDYLAQGLVRLSGHGPFVATLGTGFAAAILSSVMNNMPSVLVGALSIQQAPDLSPLTRELMIYANVIGCDLGPKFTPIGSLATLLWLHVLDTKGQHITWGQYMRVGLVITPPVLLVTLVALALWLPVLGAG; from the coding sequence ATGCTCGCGCTCGCCATCTTCGTGGTCACCCTCGTCTTCGTCATCTGGCAGCCGAAGGGGTTCGGGATCGGATGGAGCGCTCTCATCGGGGCCGCCGTGGCGCTCGCCACCGGAGTCATCAGCCCCGGTGACATCCCGGTGGTCTGGCACATCGTCTGGGACGCCACCTTCACCTTCGTGGCGCTGATCATCATCTCGCTCCTGCTCGACGAGGCCGGCTTCTTCCACTGGTCGGCGCTGCACATCGCCCGTTGGGGCGGCGGACGGGGGCACCGGCTGTTCCCGCTGGTCATCCTGCTGGGGGCGGCCATCGCGGCGGTGTTCGCCAACGACGGCGCGGCCCTGCTGCTCACCCCCATCGTGCTGGCGATCCTGCTCCGTCTCGACTTCAAGCCGGCGGCGGCGCTGGCCTTCATCGTCGCCTGCGGATTCGTGGCGGACTCGACCTCCCTGCCGCTGGTGATCTCGAACCTCGTCAATATCGTCTCGGCAAACTTCTTCGACATCACCTTCAGCCGATACGCCGCCGTGATGGTGCCGGTGAACCTGGTCTCGCTCGCCGTGACCCTGGTGGTGCTGTGGCTGTTCTACCGGCGCGACCTGCCCGCCACCTACCCGGTGGCCGAGTTGGAAGCGCCACGTCACGCGATCAAGGACCCGCTGGTCTTCCGGGCGGCCTTCCCGCTCCTCGGCTTGCTGCTGGTCGCCTACTTCGTGACGGCCCCGTTTGGCGTGCCGGTCTCGGTGGTCACCTGCGCGGGGGCGCTCGTCCTCCTGGCCCTGGCCAACCGCAGCCGGATCATCCCCATCCGCACGGTTCTTTCGGGGGCCCCCTGGCAGATCGTGCTGTTCAGCCTCGGCATGTACCTCGTGGTCTACGGCCTGAAGAATGCCGGCCTGACCGACTACCTGGCGCAAGGGCTCGTCCGGCTCTCGGGCCACGGTCCGTTCGTCGCCACCCTCGGTACCGGGTTCGCCGCCGCCATCCTCTCCTCGGTGATGAACAACATGCCGAGCGTGCTGGTGGGTGCGCTCTCCATCCAGCAGGCCCCGGACCTGTCGCCGCTGACGCGTGAGCTCATGATCTACGCCAACGTCATCGGGTGCGATCTCGGCCCGAAATTCACCCCCATTGGCAGCCTGGCGACCCTGCTCTGGCTGCACGTCCTCGACACGAAGGGCCAGCACATCACCTGGGGCCAGTACATGCGGGTCGGCCTCGTCATCACGCCGCCGGTGCTGCTCGTCACCTTGGTGGCCCTGGCGCTCTGGCTCCCCGTGCTCGGGGCTGGGTAG
- the arsC gene encoding arsenate reductase (glutaredoxin) (This arsenate reductase requires both glutathione and glutaredoxin to convert arsenate to arsenite, after which the efflux transporter formed by ArsA and ArsB can extrude the arsenite from the cell, providing resistance.), with protein MDVVIYHNPDCGTSRNTLALIRNAGLEPHVVEYLKTPPNRILLRQLADRAGVTVRDLLREKGTPYAELGLADESLTDDRILDAIAEHPILLNRPLVVSPKGIALCRPSEKVLDLLPAQQGEFVKEDGERVVDAHGRRVATA; from the coding sequence ATGGATGTCGTCATCTACCACAACCCGGATTGCGGCACGTCCCGCAACACCCTGGCCCTCATCCGCAACGCCGGCCTCGAACCGCACGTGGTCGAGTACCTCAAGACTCCGCCGAACCGAATCCTGCTGCGCCAACTCGCCGACCGGGCCGGCGTCACCGTCCGTGACCTCCTGCGCGAGAAGGGCACGCCCTACGCCGAGCTCGGCCTCGCCGACGAGAGCCTGACGGACGACCGGATTCTCGATGCCATCGCCGAGCACCCGATCCTGCTGAACCGCCCCCTGGTGGTGAGCCCGAAGGGCATCGCGCTGTGCCGGCCCTCGGAGAAGGTCCTCGACCTCCTGCCGGCCCAGCAGGGCGAGTTCGTCAAGGAGGACGGCGAGCGCGTGGTCGACGCGCACGGGCGCCGCGTCGCCACCGCCTAA
- a CDS encoding ArsR/SmtB family transcription factor, with protein MMDERQAVAAFAALGQEHRLRIVRQLVTAGPDGMAAGSLAEAVGVSGTNLSFHLKELSHSGLVTSRREGRSIIYSAAYPDLSELLQFLMRDCCQGRPEVCAPAVAALSTCCTEIA; from the coding sequence ATGATGGACGAACGGCAAGCCGTCGCCGCCTTCGCGGCCCTCGGCCAGGAGCACCGCCTGCGCATCGTGCGCCAGCTCGTCACCGCCGGGCCCGACGGCATGGCGGCCGGCAGTCTGGCCGAGGCGGTCGGCGTGTCGGGCACCAACCTGTCGTTTCACCTGAAGGAGCTCTCGCATTCCGGGCTGGTCACGTCCCGGCGCGAGGGGCGCTCGATCATCTACAGCGCGGCCTACCCGGACCTGTCGGAACTCCTCCAGTTCCTGATGCGCGACTGCTGCCAGGGGCGTCCGGAGGTCTGCGCCCCGGCCGTTGCCGCTCTGTCCACCTGCTGCACGGAGATCGCCTGA
- the arsH gene encoding arsenical resistance protein ArsH — MDKPLPPFADGLPNLSEGHFEVPGAADLQVQAPFTHAPRFLILYGSLRERSFSRFLAHEAARLLEAMGGEVRIYDAHGLPLPDDTTADHPKVQELRNLSIWSEGHVWVSPERHGNMTGVIKSQIDWLPLSEGSVRPTQGRTLAVMQVSGGSQSFNAVNGLRILGRWMRMITIPNQSSVPMAYKEFDEAGRMKPGPLYDRVVDVCEELVRFTLLTRERASYLVDRYSERKEREPERLKAVAADIGFGKRP; from the coding sequence TTGGACAAGCCCCTCCCGCCCTTCGCCGACGGCTTGCCGAACCTCAGTGAGGGGCACTTCGAGGTCCCGGGAGCGGCCGACCTGCAGGTGCAGGCACCGTTCACACACGCCCCACGCTTCCTGATCCTGTACGGCTCCCTGCGGGAACGCTCGTTCAGCCGCTTCCTGGCCCACGAGGCCGCGCGCCTCCTGGAAGCGATGGGCGGAGAGGTGCGGATCTACGACGCGCATGGCCTGCCGCTGCCGGACGATACCACCGCCGATCACCCCAAGGTCCAGGAACTGCGGAATCTCTCGATCTGGTCGGAGGGGCACGTTTGGGTCAGTCCTGAACGCCACGGCAACATGACCGGGGTCATCAAGAGCCAGATCGACTGGTTGCCCCTGTCGGAGGGCTCGGTGCGCCCGACCCAAGGGCGGACCCTGGCGGTGATGCAGGTCTCGGGTGGCTCGCAGTCGTTCAATGCCGTCAACGGCCTGCGCATCCTCGGGCGCTGGATGCGGATGATTACCATCCCCAACCAGTCCTCGGTGCCGATGGCCTACAAGGAGTTCGACGAGGCCGGCCGGATGAAGCCAGGGCCGCTCTACGACCGGGTGGTCGACGTCTGTGAGGAGTTGGTCAGGTTCACGCTGTTGACCCGCGAGCGCGCCTCCTACCTCGTCGACCGCTACTCCGAACGCAAAGAGCGCGAGCCCGAGCGCCTGAAGGCCGTGGCCGCCGATATCGGGTTCGGAAAGCGACCCTGA
- a CDS encoding alkene reductase — MPSLSDPIRIGAIDAKNRVFMAPLTRGRATAGHVPTPIMVEYYRQRASAGLILTEATGISQEGLGWPFAPGIWSDEQVEAWKPIVQAVHEAGGRIVCQLWHMGRIVHPDFLGGQKPISASATTAPDAAHTYEGKKPYAEARALPIDEIPRLRADYDRAARNAIRAGFDGVQIHAANGYLIDQFLRDGANLRTDAYGGSIENRIRLLREVTQTVADAVGKDRTGVRLSPNGAIQGVDDSNPDALFGAAAAALSEIGIAFLELREPGPNGTFGTANHAPVAPTMKAAFKGPLILNSDYDGARAQQALDAGEAEAIAFGRPFIANPDLPARLAQGAPLNKDEQKTWYSQGPEGYVDYPTLDTAKAA; from the coding sequence ATGCCTTCCTTGTCCGACCCGATCCGCATCGGCGCGATCGACGCCAAGAACCGCGTCTTCATGGCCCCCCTGACCCGTGGGCGTGCCACCGCCGGGCATGTGCCGACCCCGATCATGGTGGAGTATTACCGCCAGCGCGCCAGTGCCGGCCTCATCCTCACCGAAGCCACCGGCATCTCGCAGGAAGGGCTCGGCTGGCCCTTCGCACCGGGCATCTGGTCCGACGAGCAGGTCGAGGCCTGGAAGCCGATCGTCCAGGCCGTGCACGAGGCGGGCGGGCGCATCGTCTGCCAGCTCTGGCACATGGGCCGCATCGTCCATCCGGACTTCCTCGGTGGCCAGAAGCCGATCTCGGCCTCCGCCACCACGGCCCCCGACGCCGCCCACACCTACGAAGGCAAGAAGCCCTACGCGGAGGCCCGCGCGCTGCCGATCGACGAGATCCCGCGCCTGCGTGCCGATTACGACCGCGCCGCCCGCAACGCGATCCGGGCCGGCTTCGACGGCGTCCAGATCCATGCGGCGAACGGTTACCTCATCGACCAGTTCCTGCGCGATGGCGCGAACCTCCGCACCGATGCCTATGGCGGCTCCATCGAGAACCGCATCCGCCTGCTGCGCGAGGTGACCCAGACCGTGGCGGACGCCGTGGGTAAGGACCGCACGGGGGTACGCCTGTCGCCGAACGGCGCGATCCAGGGCGTCGATGATTCCAACCCCGATGCCCTGTTCGGCGCGGCGGCCGCTGCCCTATCGGAGATCGGCATCGCCTTCCTGGAACTGCGCGAGCCCGGCCCGAACGGCACCTTCGGCACCGCCAACCACGCGCCGGTGGCACCGACCATGAAGGCGGCGTTCAAGGGCCCGCTGATCCTGAACTCGGATTACGACGGCGCCCGTGCCCAGCAGGCCCTCGACGCGGGGGAGGCGGAAGCCATCGCGTTCGGCCGTCCGTTCATCGCCAATCCGGACCTGCCCGCGCGCCTGGCCCAGGGTGCCCCGCTGAACAAGGACGAGCAGAAGACCTGGTACAGCCAGGGCCCCGAAGGCTACGTCGATTATCCCACGCTTGACACGGCCAAAGCCGCCTGA
- a CDS encoding PAS domain S-box protein, translated as MPSTTSCSTATTEWTEAERLAELRSLDFDTPGLQRSYDDLTRVAALVCAAPIALVSLVEDERQWFKARVGFDVSETPRQVSICAHAIEADAILVIGDLTLDPRTCDNPLVTGERRLRFYAGAVIRAPSGIPLGTLCVLDPVARPDGLTPVQAETLEALARQVSTLIELTRTRSAVDAREADLAASERRFQVMTGAMPQMVWTTRADGYHDFYNDRWYEFTGMPYGSTDGEAWNGMFHPDDQERAWARWRHSLATGDPYEVEYRLRHHSGSYRWTLGRAMPLHDPQGRIERWFGTCTDIEDLKRAESEARKLAAIVEQSQDFIGMTDGQGFVQHINEAGRRLVGLADPTAIAGTHVLDYFMPESQAIVSGTVLPAVERRGWWEGELAFRHFGTGEGIAVLYNIFPVRDEAGTFVGYATVTRDLRERKRAEEARDLLIKELSHRIKNIFAVVGGIAGLSARTDPAARPFVSAFRERLAALAQAHEYVRPHSPASAPAVKGQTLFGLMRLIMAAYAQDGRERIVIAGDDVDVGERAATALALIMHEQATNAMKYGGLSTQGGSVSLTGRREGAAYTLTWAERGGPTVTAPPTRQGFGTVLAQRSVAGQLDGTLEQDWAPDGLVMRLVVPVDNLAS; from the coding sequence TTGCCTTCGACCACTTCCTGCTCAACCGCGACGACTGAGTGGACCGAAGCCGAGCGGCTGGCTGAGCTTCGCAGCCTCGATTTCGACACGCCCGGGCTGCAGCGGAGCTACGATGACCTGACCCGCGTCGCCGCCCTGGTCTGCGCGGCGCCCATCGCCCTCGTGAGCCTGGTCGAAGACGAGCGGCAATGGTTTAAGGCTCGGGTCGGGTTCGACGTGTCCGAGACGCCGCGCCAAGTATCGATCTGCGCGCACGCGATCGAGGCCGACGCGATCCTGGTGATCGGCGACCTGACCCTGGATCCGCGCACTTGCGACAACCCCCTCGTCACCGGGGAACGCCGCCTGCGCTTCTATGCCGGCGCGGTGATCCGCGCCCCTTCGGGCATTCCCCTCGGCACCCTGTGCGTCCTCGACCCGGTCGCGCGTCCCGACGGCCTGACGCCCGTGCAGGCCGAGACCCTGGAGGCCCTGGCGCGGCAGGTCTCGACGCTGATCGAGCTGACCCGGACCCGGAGCGCGGTCGATGCCCGCGAGGCGGACCTCGCCGCGAGCGAGCGCCGCTTCCAGGTGATGACCGGGGCCATGCCGCAGATGGTCTGGACGACGCGGGCGGACGGATATCACGACTTCTACAACGACCGCTGGTACGAATTCACCGGCATGCCCTACGGCTCCACGGACGGCGAGGCCTGGAACGGCATGTTCCATCCCGACGACCAGGAGCGGGCCTGGGCCCGCTGGCGCCACAGCCTCGCGACGGGCGACCCCTACGAGGTGGAGTACCGCCTGCGCCACCATTCGGGGTCCTACCGCTGGACCCTGGGCCGGGCCATGCCGCTGCATGATCCGCAGGGCCGGATCGAGCGCTGGTTCGGCACCTGCACCGACATCGAAGACCTGAAGCGGGCGGAATCGGAAGCGCGCAAGCTCGCCGCCATCGTCGAGCAGTCCCAGGACTTCATCGGCATGACGGACGGGCAGGGCTTCGTCCAGCACATCAACGAAGCGGGTCGCCGCCTCGTCGGACTGGCCGATCCCACGGCCATCGCCGGCACCCACGTGCTCGACTACTTCATGCCCGAGAGTCAGGCGATCGTGTCCGGCACGGTGCTGCCCGCGGTGGAGCGGCGAGGCTGGTGGGAGGGCGAACTCGCCTTCCGCCACTTCGGAACGGGGGAGGGGATCGCGGTCCTCTACAACATCTTTCCCGTCCGCGACGAGGCCGGCACCTTCGTCGGCTACGCCACCGTCACCCGGGACCTGCGCGAGCGCAAGCGCGCGGAGGAAGCACGCGACCTCCTGATCAAGGAGCTGTCGCACCGGATCAAGAACATCTTCGCGGTGGTCGGCGGCATCGCCGGGCTCTCCGCGCGCACCGATCCCGCCGCACGCCCGTTCGTCTCGGCCTTCCGCGAGCGCCTGGCCGCCCTGGCGCAGGCCCACGAATACGTGCGGCCGCACTCGCCCGCGAGCGCCCCGGCGGTGAAGGGCCAGACGCTGTTCGGTCTGATGCGGCTCATCATGGCGGCCTACGCGCAGGACGGACGCGAGCGCATCGTCATCGCGGGCGACGATGTCGATGTGGGGGAACGCGCGGCCACGGCCCTGGCGCTGATCATGCACGAGCAGGCCACCAATGCGATGAAGTACGGCGGGCTCTCCACGCAAGGCGGGAGCGTGAGCCTCACCGGACGACGGGAGGGCGCGGCCTACACCCTGACCTGGGCGGAACGCGGCGGCCCGACGGTGACCGCCCCCCCGACGCGGCAGGGCTTCGGCACCGTGCTCGCCCAGCGCAGCGTGGCGGGC